A single window of Penaeus vannamei isolate JL-2024 chromosome 24, ASM4276789v1, whole genome shotgun sequence DNA harbors:
- the LOC113821219 gene encoding zinc finger protein 25, producing MMDEVIYGDGSHSGDGKRSCVELEETKQSDHGKIMEERLHQCLENNGCQNITNDGRPTETACVSLQNMEQKAVSSTDLKDLSESSNKETTGQVNKNYKCDHCDSVFRQKNNLRRHLKLHSGHKPYVCKECGLSFYVQDSLKKHMRTHTGEKPYKCGECNTSFAHSGHLKAHKRTHSGEKPYKCQECGLFFSQAGNLKVHMRVHTGEKPFVCKVCGAAFAISSVFKKHKLVHTGERPFKCSYCNARFSSNSNLSRHNKTHTGERPFKCQLCDASFPVKNSLDRHIKSHTGERPYCCEMCGAVFADMSDLTKHRKTHSSEKPLKCNVCGKGFFSKSQMNIHIRTHTGEKPHKCQLCDAAFAQIGTLNKHKQRHSGKKPFRCDVCGTQFTAKSSLKKHMERHSSSAVPSTPSTCNISPYCGVNLETPFHDIQNKVLNTSGLCSQETLSLPSKLPTESSQIGDSLSVGTMPLNSDESILNKRVMHGSSQSPLTSIPSSIHSVESAYMDVANYNPGLHTLGGHVPESSSVLSSYTALEERNTPISFQDLHDANELCDIGKNPAIVGNEVQYLHTFSEVVAVPSIQPGGTGNSLVSDLTPPQKW from the exons ATGATGGATGAGGTGATTTATGGAGACGGCAGCCATAGTGGAGATGGCAAGAGAAGCTGCGTGGAACTGGAAGAAACTAAACAGAGCGACCATGGGAAGATAATGGAAGAAAGG TTACATCAGTGTTTGGAGAACAATGGATGCCAGAATATTACCAATGATGGGAGACCTACAGAAACAGCAT GTGTGAGCCTTCAAAATATGGAGCAAAAAGCAGTCAGTAGTACAGATCTGAAAGATTTGTCAGAGTCAAGCAATAAGGAAACCACAGGCCAAGTGAACAAGAATTATAAGTGTGATCACTGCGATTCTGTCTTTCGTCAGAAGAACAACCTAAGGAGACATTTAAAGTTGCATTCAGGGCATAAACCCTATGTATGTAAAGAATGTGGACTATCATTTTACGTGCAGGATTCTTTGAAGAAACACATGAGAACTCACACTGGAGAAAAACCATACAAGTGTGGAGAATGCAACACTTCCTTTGCTCATAGTGGTCATTTGAAAGCACATAAAAGGACACATTCAGGAGAAAAGCCATATAAGTGCCAGGAGTGTGGCTTATTTTTCTCCCAAGCAGGTAATCTGAAGGTCCATATGCGGGTTCATACTGGGGAAAAGCCCTTTGTTTGCAAGGTCTGTGGAGCTGCATTTGCTATTAGTAGTGTATTCAAAAAACATAAATTGGTTCACACTGGTGAGCGTCCCTTCAAGTGTTCGTATTGTAATGCAAGATTTTCCAGTAATTCCAATTTGTCAAGGCACAACAAGACACACACAGGAGAAAGACCTTTTAAGTGTCAGTTATGTGATGCATCTTTTCCTGTTAAAAATTCATTAGATCGTCATATTAAGTCTCACACAGGTGAACGTCCATACTGCTGTGAAATGTGCGGTGCTGTTTTTGCTGATATGTCAGATCTTACGAAACACAGGAAAACACATTCTTCTGAAAAGCCACTAAAATGTAATGTATGTGGAAAAGGTTTCTTTTCTAAATCacaaatgaatattcatattagAACCCATACTGGAGAAAAGCCACATAAATGTCAGTTATGTGATGCAGCTTTTGCACAGATAGGGACActgaataaacataaacagagacactcaggaaaaaaaccttttcgatgtGATGTGTGCGGTACACAGTTCACAGCTAAAAGCAGTTTGAAAAAACACATGGAAAGACATTCATCAAGTGCTGTGCCATCAACACCAAGTACTTGTAATATCTCTCCATACTGTGGAGTGAATCTAGAGACACCTTTTCATGACATTCAGAACAAAGTATTAAACACCAGTGGCTTATGTAGTCAGGAAACATTATCACTGCCTTCCAAACTGCCAACAGAATCATCCCAGATAGGAGATTCATTGAGTGTAGGAACCATGCCGTTAAACTCAGATGAAAGCATTCTGAATAAACGTGTGATGCATGGAAGCAGTCAGAGTCCTTTAACATCAATTCCATCTTCAATTCATAGTGTGGAATCTGCTTATATGGATGTAGCAAATTATAATCCGGGGTTACATACACTGGGTGGACATGTACCTGAATCCAGTTCTGTTCTCAGTAGTTACACAGCCCTTGAAGAGAGAAACACTCCAATCTCTTTCCAAGATCTGCATGATGCTAATGAACTCTGTGATATTGGAAAGAATCCAGCAATAGTTGGTAATGAAGTGCAGTATCTCCACACCTTTTCTGAAGTTGTTGCAGTGCCTTCTATCCAGCCAGGAGGTACAGGTAATTCACTTGTATCAGACCTCACACCCCCACAAAAATGGTAG